The Candidatus Parvarchaeota archaeon DNA segment GGTTGCTTGCTTGCAGGTTGCTTGTTTGCAGGTTGCTTGTTTGCAGGTTGCTTGCTTGCAGGTTGCTTGTTTGCGGCTATTTTTTGAGCACTTTTGATTTGTTTGCCATAAACCATTCAATTGTGCCTTTCAGGCCCTCTTCAAGCGGCATCATCTTATAGCCAGGCACAATCCGCCTGAGCTTTTCTACCCTAAGGCACTTTGACTTTGCGCCAACGTACTTGCTTGTGTCAAATTCGATTTTGCCAAAATCAAAGCCTACACGCCTGCAAATCAGCTGCGAAAACTCCCTTATGCTGTATTCCTCGCCTGCCCCTATGTTGATGACGTCGTTTTCCCTTGTGCCGGAAAGTGTGATAAGGAGGCTTACAAAATCACCCACATGGACAAGCTCGCGCTTTTGCTGTCCATTCCCCCAAAGCACAACACGCTCCCCATACAGCTTGCCACGAAGGATTTTGCGGATAAGATCGAATATGAAGTGCATCTGCCTTCCATCCGTGTGGTAGCCAGGCCCGTAGAGGGTCGAGGGGACAAGGCACAGGTATTTGTGGCCCCACTGCTTTGAGATGGCTTTGGCTCCGCAGTAGAGCATGCGCTTTGTCATTGCATAGGTGAACAGGCTTTCAATTGGGACGCCTGCCATGTAGTTCTCCTCTTTTAGCTCAAGTGCAGGGTCATAAGAGCAGCTTGTTCCCATGAAAATCAGCTTTGCCTGTGGCTGGAATTCGTGCCAGTAGGAAAGCACGCTTGTGTTTATTTTCTGATTTATTATCCACTGCTCGCCTGGATGGTGCAGGCAAAAGTCGCCTGCCTGTGTCCATGCGGCAAGATGGAAGATTTGGCCGAACCTGCCATGTTTCGAGGCAAGAAATTTGGATAGGGCGTTCTGGTCGGTAAGGTCGCAGTTTTTCGAGGTAAGTTTTGTGAGCCTGTGCCCTTTTTCTTCAAGCGCCCTGCACAGGTGCGAGCCTAAAAAGCCAGATGAGCCGGTTACAAGAATTTCCATGGGATCATGCGTCCTTTGGATTTATGGGGAAGTAAAACTCGACACCTGAGTCGATTAGGCTTTTGTAGTTTATAAGTATCTCGGACTTGAAATTCCAAGCAAGAACATAGTAGATGTCCGGCTTTTCCAAAAGCTTCGACTCCAGGACAACCGGAATGTGCATGCCTGGGGAGTAAAGGCCTTTTCTAAGCGGGTTTTTTTCAACCAGGCAGTCGATTATGTTTGTGCCAAAGCCAAAGTAGTTGAGAAGCGTGTTTCCCTTTACCGGTGCGCCAAGGCCGAAGATTTTCTTGCCTGCGCGCTTTGCCTGTTGAACGTACGCTATGTTCCTTTCCTTGAGCTTTTCCACTTGTTCGGCAAATTTCTTGTAGGCCAAAAGCTCGTTGCAGCCCGACTGCTCCTCGGATTTGATAAGCTGCAGCAGCCTGTCTGTTGGCG contains these protein-coding regions:
- a CDS encoding NAD-dependent epimerase/dehydratase family protein codes for the protein MEILVTGSSGFLGSHLCRALEEKGHRLTKLTSKNCDLTDQNALSKFLASKHGRFGQIFHLAAWTQAGDFCLHHPGEQWIINQKINTSVLSYWHEFQPQAKLIFMGTSCSYDPALELKEENYMAGVPIESLFTYAMTKRMLYCGAKAISKQWGHKYLCLVPSTLYGPGYHTDGRQMHFIFDLIRKILRGKLYGERVVLWGNGQQKRELVHVGDFVSLLITLSGTRENDVINIGAGEEYSIREFSQLICRRVGFDFGKIEFDTSKYVGAKSKCLRVEKLRRIVPGYKMMPLEEGLKGTIEWFMANKSKVLKK